One genomic window of Actinoplanes lobatus includes the following:
- a CDS encoding leucine-rich repeat domain-containing protein — MPEIDKTSPKERIKAARITQSPVLDLSRCGLDELPNAVRELTHLRSLTLRFNSIEALPHWLTELDQLVELDVQANDLAEVPEVIGDLTGLRVLKLDENNLEDEPLDLLGGLTNLTRLSLIDTRSDRLPESIGNLTQLTDLDLYLDWFNCTPESLPDTLGQLTNLTRLELSRNGLSTVPEWIRRLTNLRVLGLWMNEIDEYPRWIGELTALTELTLPDEPDDELLAILRQLPHLRKLNDEEVDLR; from the coding sequence GTGCCGGAGATCGATAAGACATCGCCGAAGGAACGGATCAAGGCCGCGCGCATTACGCAGTCGCCGGTCCTGGACCTGTCCCGGTGTGGTCTTGATGAGCTGCCGAACGCCGTACGCGAGCTGACCCACCTGCGGTCTCTCACGCTGCGGTTCAACAGCATCGAGGCCCTGCCGCACTGGCTGACCGAACTCGATCAGCTGGTCGAGCTCGACGTCCAGGCGAACGACCTGGCCGAGGTGCCCGAGGTCATCGGCGACCTGACCGGCCTGCGCGTGCTCAAGCTGGACGAGAACAACCTGGAGGACGAGCCGCTCGACCTTCTCGGCGGGCTGACGAACCTCACCCGCCTCTCGCTGATCGACACGCGCTCGGACCGGCTGCCGGAGAGCATCGGCAACCTGACCCAGCTGACCGACCTGGACCTGTACCTCGACTGGTTCAACTGCACACCGGAGAGCCTGCCGGACACGCTCGGACAGCTCACCAACCTGACGCGGCTGGAGCTGTCCCGCAACGGCCTGTCGACGGTGCCGGAGTGGATTCGCCGCCTGACGAATCTGCGGGTCCTCGGGCTGTGGATGAACGAGATCGACGAGTACCCACGATGGATCGGTGAACTGACCGCGCTCACCGAGCTGACGCTGCCCGACGAACCCGACGACGAGCTGCTCGCCATTCTTCGCCAGCTGCCTCACCTGCGGAAACTCAACGACGAAGAGGTGGATCTTCGATGA
- a CDS encoding TetR/AcrR family transcriptional regulator, which translates to MTSAKPLRADARRNRDALLAKARELFASGCFDLRFDDFARLAGVGTGTLYRHFPTRAALAEAVYREELTAICARARELQATLPAGEALAAFLRDFVSHLHSHQGLARTLATLMAARSEALADGGRELDRVITDLLAEGVEEGTIRDDVGAGAVIMILQGICTTCGQPGSPDDADGAVTLVLDGLRRRTP; encoded by the coding sequence GTGACCTCTGCCAAGCCGTTGCGTGCGGACGCCCGCCGCAACCGTGACGCACTGCTCGCCAAGGCTCGCGAGCTGTTCGCCAGCGGTTGCTTCGATCTGCGTTTCGACGACTTCGCCCGGCTGGCCGGCGTGGGCACGGGCACGCTCTATCGGCACTTTCCCACCCGTGCGGCGCTGGCCGAGGCGGTCTATCGGGAAGAACTCACCGCGATATGCGCCCGCGCCCGCGAGCTGCAGGCCACGCTGCCCGCGGGGGAAGCGCTGGCGGCCTTCCTGCGTGACTTCGTGAGTCACCTGCATAGCCACCAGGGCCTGGCTCGCACGCTCGCCACCCTCATGGCCGCCCGTTCAGAAGCACTCGCCGACGGCGGCCGTGAACTGGACCGGGTCATCACCGACCTGCTGGCTGAGGGCGTCGAGGAAGGCACCATCCGCGACGACGTAGGTGCCGGCGCCGTCATAATGATCCTGCAGGGCATCTGTACGACCTGCGGCCAGCCGGGCTCCCCGGACGACGCGGACGGCGCCGTCACCCTCGTGCTCGACGGCCTGCGCCGCCGCACGCCGTGA
- a CDS encoding AAA family ATPase — protein MTAGAFAYVTYGTECDTGELVQFLDHAMTVNDRLATEGRHQTPVCVWGRHGIGKTEVVESVAAARRVPLVSIAPAQFEEMGDLLGMPVVVDGGTATRMAPPEWVPRQDGPGILLIDDVNRADDRILRGMMQLLQRSALTSWRLPARWQIVLTANPDGGDYSVTPMDDAMLTRMLHVTLRFDVKRWAGWAEAHDVDPRGIAFVLAYPETVTGSRTTPRTLVQFFGLIRDITDLRANLGLVTMLGEACLDSATVSAFVAFVNRGLDVLVTPEEILGAKEFGPVAARLTELADQGAERRVDILAAVCTRLVNVLAARRTKLTATEVNNLRSMLRLDVLPEDMRLALAQDLAMLDGTVGASRVLSDPATAQMLLMAGTMR, from the coding sequence ATGACGGCCGGCGCCTTCGCCTACGTGACGTACGGGACTGAGTGCGACACCGGCGAGCTCGTGCAATTCCTCGACCACGCGATGACCGTCAACGACCGGCTGGCCACCGAGGGCCGGCACCAGACTCCGGTGTGCGTGTGGGGCCGGCACGGGATCGGGAAGACCGAGGTCGTCGAGTCCGTAGCCGCCGCACGCCGCGTGCCGCTGGTGTCGATCGCGCCGGCGCAGTTCGAGGAGATGGGCGACCTGCTCGGCATGCCGGTGGTGGTCGACGGCGGCACGGCGACCCGCATGGCGCCGCCGGAATGGGTGCCCCGGCAGGACGGGCCGGGCATCCTGCTGATCGACGACGTCAACCGCGCCGACGACCGGATCCTGCGCGGCATGATGCAGTTGCTGCAACGGTCCGCCCTGACCTCGTGGCGACTGCCGGCGCGTTGGCAGATCGTGCTCACCGCCAATCCGGACGGCGGTGACTACTCGGTGACGCCGATGGACGACGCGATGCTCACCCGGATGCTGCACGTGACGTTGCGCTTCGACGTGAAACGGTGGGCGGGCTGGGCCGAGGCGCACGACGTCGACCCGCGCGGCATCGCGTTCGTGCTGGCGTACCCCGAGACGGTGACCGGATCACGCACCACGCCGCGCACGCTCGTACAGTTCTTCGGCCTGATCCGCGACATCACCGACCTGCGGGCGAATCTCGGCCTGGTCACGATGCTCGGCGAGGCCTGTCTGGACAGTGCCACCGTGTCGGCCTTCGTCGCGTTCGTCAACCGCGGCCTCGACGTGCTGGTGACCCCCGAGGAGATCCTCGGGGCCAAGGAGTTCGGCCCCGTCGCCGCACGGCTGACCGAACTGGCCGACCAGGGCGCCGAACGCCGGGTCGACATCCTCGCCGCGGTCTGTACCCGGCTGGTCAACGTCCTGGCGGCTCGCCGGACGAAGCTGACCGCGACCGAGGTGAACAACCTGCGGTCGATGCTGCGGCTCGATGTGCTGCCCGAGGACATGCGGCTGGCGCTGGCCCAGGACCTGGCCATGCTGGACGGTACGGTCGGCGCGTCGCGGGTGCTCAGCGACCCGGCCACGGCACAGATGCTGCTGATGGCGGGAACGATGCGGTGA
- a CDS encoding FAD-dependent oxidoreductase, with product MTNFHVLVIGAGIGGLALAQGLRQAGVPVTVFERTRTRTDWLQGYRIHINPAGSRALHDCLPPPAWQRFLDTVSTVGGGFGFVTEQLRDLLRFTESEITPDAGPADSHHGASRIGLREALLTGLDDEVLHLGAEFERYSIAPDGRVTAHFTDGRTATGDLLVGADGANSRVRGQLLPHARRVDTGVLTIAGKHRLPDPELPGVLVRDTNMVIPAGRGSLFTSVWHPDRATVPADTTGDPFLFGTSSAYAIWGFGDATATFPPGVTDLPGLDLRDLVLDRTTGWAPELRRLVKGSDPATINAIRVRSATPVGPWETGPVTLLGDAIHNMTPMAGIGANTALRDADLLRLRLIAAARGAMPLHRAVSGYEEEMREYGFAAVAQSLRNARMSASGSRTGRYAFRTVLRSVHAIAPLRRRMATGLGS from the coding sequence ATGACGAACTTCCACGTGCTCGTGATCGGGGCCGGCATCGGCGGCCTCGCCCTCGCCCAGGGCCTGCGGCAGGCCGGCGTACCGGTCACGGTCTTCGAACGCACCCGGACCCGCACCGACTGGCTGCAGGGCTACCGCATCCACATCAACCCGGCCGGCAGCCGGGCCCTGCACGACTGCCTGCCTCCCCCGGCCTGGCAGCGTTTCCTCGACACGGTCTCCACCGTCGGCGGCGGCTTCGGCTTCGTCACCGAGCAGCTGCGTGACCTGCTGCGATTCACGGAAAGCGAGATCACCCCGGACGCCGGGCCGGCCGACTCGCACCACGGCGCCAGCCGCATCGGGCTGCGTGAGGCGCTGCTCACCGGCCTCGACGACGAGGTGCTCCACCTGGGAGCCGAGTTCGAGCGCTACTCGATCGCGCCCGACGGGCGCGTCACCGCGCATTTCACGGACGGGCGCACGGCGACCGGCGATCTGCTGGTCGGTGCCGACGGAGCCAATTCACGCGTACGGGGTCAGCTCCTGCCCCACGCCCGGCGCGTCGACACCGGGGTCCTCACGATCGCGGGCAAGCACCGGCTCCCCGACCCTGAGCTACCCGGAGTCCTCGTCCGGGACACCAACATGGTGATCCCGGCCGGGCGGGGATCGCTGTTCACCTCGGTCTGGCATCCCGACCGGGCCACCGTCCCGGCCGACACCACCGGGGACCCGTTCCTGTTCGGCACCTCAAGCGCGTACGCGATCTGGGGTTTCGGTGATGCGACCGCGACGTTCCCGCCCGGAGTGACCGACCTCCCCGGCCTGGACCTGCGGGATCTCGTCCTGGACCGCACGACCGGCTGGGCGCCCGAGCTGCGCCGGCTGGTCAAGGGCTCCGACCCGGCGACGATCAACGCGATCCGGGTACGCAGCGCCACCCCGGTCGGCCCGTGGGAGACCGGCCCGGTCACCCTGCTCGGCGACGCGATCCACAACATGACCCCGATGGCCGGCATCGGCGCGAACACCGCCCTGCGCGACGCCGACCTGCTGCGCCTCCGGCTGATCGCGGCCGCCCGCGGCGCGATGCCCCTGCACCGGGCGGTCAGCGGCTACGAGGAGGAGATGCGGGAGTACGGTTTCGCCGCGGTCGCCCAGTCGCTGCGTAACGCCCGGATGTCCGCGTCGGGCAGCCGGACCGGGCGGTACGCGTTCCGCACGGTCCTGCGGTCCGTGCACGCGATCGCGCCGCTGAGGCGCAGAATGGCCACCGGCCTGGGCTCCTGA
- a CDS encoding class I SAM-dependent methyltransferase, whose translation MSDAFYTHASLYDLMFPGGPGADFYRNAANQQGGGVLELGCGTGHKLIPIAADGHPCTGLDLSTHMLAEARRKADARGVTVEWLRGDMRAFDLGRTFDFVFIAANSLLHLHEADDLVTCFRTIRRHLAPGARFVFDVFNPNVRLLARADGVRRNRATFPDPDRGAVTVDVAETYDAHAQVTRGTWHLSTDVEPDFVVAPLDIRSIFPQELPLLLTLGGLRLVERLGDWSGRPFAADTPLQLCICEAA comes from the coding sequence ATGAGTGATGCGTTCTACACGCACGCCAGCCTGTACGACCTGATGTTCCCCGGCGGCCCGGGAGCCGACTTCTACCGCAACGCCGCCAATCAGCAGGGCGGCGGCGTACTGGAACTCGGATGCGGCACCGGCCACAAGCTGATCCCCATCGCCGCCGACGGGCACCCGTGCACCGGCCTGGACCTCTCCACCCACATGCTGGCCGAAGCCCGGCGCAAGGCAGACGCCCGCGGCGTGACCGTGGAATGGCTGCGGGGCGACATGCGCGCCTTCGACCTCGGCCGCACCTTCGACTTCGTGTTCATCGCGGCCAACTCCCTGCTGCACCTGCACGAGGCCGACGATCTGGTGACCTGCTTCCGTACGATCCGCCGGCACCTGGCGCCGGGAGCACGGTTCGTCTTCGACGTCTTCAACCCGAACGTACGCCTGCTCGCCCGAGCCGACGGGGTCCGCCGTAACCGGGCGACATTCCCGGACCCCGACCGCGGCGCCGTCACCGTCGACGTCGCCGAGACCTACGACGCACACGCGCAGGTCACCCGCGGAACGTGGCACCTCTCGACCGATGTCGAACCGGACTTCGTCGTCGCGCCACTCGACATCCGAAGCATCTTCCCGCAGGAACTGCCGCTGCTTCTCACCCTCGGCGGCCTACGTCTCGTCGAACGCCTCGGCGACTGGTCCGGCCGGCCGTTCGCCGCCGACACCCCGCTCCAACTCTGCATCTGCGAGGCCGCGTGA
- a CDS encoding TIGR03620 family F420-dependent LLM class oxidoreductase, with amino-acid sequence MQRYGLWASARIWPADPDAVAEAAREIERLGFGAIWIGGSPPDDLALAEAILAATSTLTVGTSIVDIWTSDGDRLAASHARLRQAYPGRFYLGVGSGHAPTAESRGQSYTRPLTRLREFLTGPLAEVPAKERMIAALGPKTLQTAGELTAGALPYLMPPAHTAEARQILGDGPLLVPEQKVFLGTDAAVARQAGRQALKIYLPLPNYTRQLVRYGLDESDLAGPGSDRLIDSAVVWGDDDRVRAGIDAHLDAGADHVAVQVLTEAGSPRELPLAEWRRLAALLGLDQA; translated from the coding sequence ATGCAACGGTACGGCCTATGGGCGTCCGCAAGAATCTGGCCGGCCGACCCGGACGCGGTCGCGGAAGCCGCCCGCGAGATCGAACGGCTGGGGTTCGGGGCGATCTGGATCGGCGGCAGCCCTCCCGACGACCTGGCCCTGGCCGAGGCGATCCTCGCCGCCACCAGCACACTCACCGTCGGCACCAGCATCGTCGACATCTGGACCAGCGACGGCGACCGGCTGGCGGCCTCGCACGCACGGCTCCGGCAGGCGTACCCGGGCCGGTTCTATCTCGGGGTGGGCTCGGGGCACGCCCCGACCGCCGAGTCACGGGGCCAGTCCTACACGCGCCCGCTGACCCGGCTGCGGGAATTCCTCACCGGACCGTTGGCCGAGGTGCCTGCGAAGGAGCGGATGATCGCCGCGCTCGGCCCGAAGACCCTGCAAACCGCGGGTGAGCTGACCGCCGGCGCACTGCCCTACTTGATGCCACCCGCGCACACCGCCGAGGCGCGCCAGATCCTCGGGGACGGGCCGCTGCTCGTACCGGAGCAGAAGGTCTTCCTCGGCACCGACGCCGCCGTGGCCCGCCAGGCGGGCCGACAGGCGCTGAAAATCTATCTGCCGTTGCCCAACTACACCCGTCAGCTGGTCCGGTACGGGCTGGACGAGTCCGATCTGGCCGGTCCGGGCAGCGACCGGTTGATCGACTCGGCCGTCGTCTGGGGTGACGACGACCGGGTCCGCGCCGGCATCGACGCCCACCTGGACGCGGGCGCCGACCACGTGGCGGTGCAGGTCCTCACCGAGGCCGGATCCCCGCGCGAACTGCCTCTCGCCGAGTGGCGGCGGCTGGCCGCCCTGCTCGGACTCGATCAGGCCTGA
- a CDS encoding quinone oxidoreductase family protein: protein MKAAVYYDNGGPEVLRYEDAPDPRPGPGQVLLRVEAIGVQGGDLLARQGAPLPAVPHIVGYQAAGTIAAVGDGVTTVRAGQKAFAFMMSGSHAELAVAEQRHVYPVPDDMDPRVAAGILVEFGTADDALFEFGRLRAGETVLVQAAAGGVGLAAVQLAKAAGATVLGTASSDAKLARLTAYGLDHGIDYTTTDVAERVRELTDGRGADLVIDPVGGKTLQASINAVAYRGRIIFLGQVGRDPYQPQLFPLLLKSASLNGLYFGAELDRDPARTRPLIERLITRIAAGELTVVIDREFPLSDAAGAHRYIESRAAFGRVLLIP, encoded by the coding sequence ATGAAGGCCGCCGTCTACTACGACAACGGTGGACCCGAGGTCCTGCGATACGAGGACGCTCCCGACCCGCGGCCCGGCCCCGGCCAGGTGCTGCTGCGCGTCGAGGCGATCGGTGTGCAGGGCGGTGACCTGCTGGCCCGGCAGGGTGCCCCGCTGCCGGCCGTGCCACACATCGTCGGCTACCAGGCTGCCGGCACGATCGCCGCGGTCGGCGACGGGGTCACCACGGTCCGCGCGGGTCAGAAGGCGTTCGCGTTCATGATGTCCGGCTCGCACGCCGAACTCGCCGTCGCCGAGCAACGCCACGTCTACCCGGTTCCCGACGACATGGACCCACGGGTCGCCGCCGGCATCCTCGTCGAGTTCGGCACCGCCGACGACGCCCTGTTCGAGTTCGGCCGGCTGCGCGCCGGCGAGACCGTCCTGGTGCAGGCCGCCGCCGGCGGTGTCGGCCTGGCCGCCGTCCAGCTCGCCAAGGCCGCCGGCGCCACCGTGCTCGGCACCGCCTCCAGCGACGCCAAACTCGCCCGGCTCACCGCGTACGGCCTCGACCACGGCATCGACTACACGACCACCGACGTCGCCGAACGGGTCCGGGAACTCACCGACGGCCGCGGTGCCGACCTCGTCATCGACCCGGTCGGCGGCAAGACCCTGCAAGCGAGCATCAACGCGGTCGCCTACCGCGGCCGGATCATCTTCCTCGGCCAGGTCGGCCGCGACCCGTACCAGCCGCAACTGTTCCCGCTGCTGCTCAAGAGCGCCTCCCTCAACGGCCTGTACTTCGGCGCGGAACTGGACCGCGACCCGGCCCGCACCCGCCCACTGATCGAACGGCTCATCACCCGGATCGCCGCCGGCGAACTGACCGTGGTCATCGACCGCGAGTTCCCGCTCTCCGACGCGGCCGGCGCACACCGCTACATCGAGTCGCGGGCCGCGTTCGGCCGCGTGCTCCTCATTCCCTGA
- a CDS encoding ketopantoate reductase family protein, with protein MKILMFGRGVIAVAYGWALEKAGHEVEFYVRPGRAAKYGTAIDLELIDVRRRLRGQRVTEKWPVRYRESLEPDHDFDLIVVSVQHYSFAEAMSYLAPRVGKATVLVFNNLWVEPLVAIGALPADQVAWGFPGAGGGFGDDGVLRAALLPMVFLGTLGGPPTERAQAVRTAFRQAGFRTRENTDFRGWLSIHFVQNAGLHTQSLKLGSLAELAKRPRNVREAILATRELLPLVEARGIDLRRHRSEVLPYTAPLWLAAPVLAWLFGHFPPMRTVMEAHANPEELRAVCRDTLAEARRLGVSVPRLEEAEPYFAAD; from the coding sequence ATGAAGATCTTGATGTTCGGTAGGGGCGTCATCGCCGTGGCGTACGGGTGGGCGCTGGAGAAGGCCGGGCACGAGGTCGAGTTCTACGTACGTCCCGGTCGAGCGGCGAAGTACGGAACGGCAATCGACCTTGAACTGATCGACGTACGGCGCCGGCTGCGAGGGCAACGCGTCACCGAGAAGTGGCCGGTGCGTTACCGCGAATCGCTGGAGCCGGACCACGACTTCGATCTGATCGTGGTGAGCGTGCAGCACTACAGCTTCGCCGAGGCGATGTCCTACCTGGCGCCGCGGGTAGGCAAGGCAACGGTGCTCGTCTTCAACAACCTGTGGGTAGAGCCACTGGTCGCGATCGGCGCCCTACCCGCCGACCAGGTGGCCTGGGGATTCCCGGGCGCCGGCGGCGGCTTCGGCGACGACGGTGTGCTGCGGGCCGCCCTACTGCCCATGGTCTTCCTCGGCACCCTCGGCGGGCCGCCGACCGAGCGTGCGCAAGCCGTGCGCACGGCGTTCCGCCAGGCCGGGTTCAGAACCCGGGAGAACACCGACTTCCGGGGATGGTTGTCGATCCACTTCGTCCAGAACGCAGGCCTGCATACACAGAGCCTGAAGCTGGGTTCCCTCGCCGAGCTGGCAAAAAGGCCACGCAACGTACGCGAGGCGATTCTCGCCACTCGCGAACTGCTGCCCCTCGTCGAGGCTCGCGGAATCGACCTGCGGCGACATCGCAGCGAAGTGCTGCCGTACACAGCACCCCTCTGGTTGGCAGCGCCGGTGCTCGCCTGGCTTTTCGGTCACTTCCCACCCATGCGTACGGTGATGGAGGCGCACGCCAACCCCGAGGAACTGCGTGCAGTCTGCCGCGACACCCTGGCCGAAGCACGCCGCCTAGGCGTGTCAGTGCCACGATTGGAGGAAGCCGAACCCTATTTCGCTGCCGATTAG
- a CDS encoding NUDIX domain-containing protein codes for MTDTPKAPIVTALLRDGNRILLVHRSPRKRWYPNLWDMPGGHVEPGERPAAALVREIHEELGITITEPAGPPLREVRGATFDMQVWLIETWTGTPANLAPDEHDAIAWFTEDQLADLSLTHDSYPELFRKVLAGHRT; via the coding sequence GTGACCGACACACCGAAGGCCCCCATCGTCACGGCGCTGCTGCGCGACGGCAACCGGATACTGCTCGTCCACCGATCACCCCGGAAGCGCTGGTACCCCAACCTCTGGGACATGCCCGGCGGCCACGTGGAACCGGGGGAGCGGCCCGCCGCGGCACTCGTTCGGGAAATCCACGAGGAACTGGGCATCACCATCACGGAACCGGCCGGCCCGCCCTTGCGGGAAGTCCGCGGCGCCACGTTCGACATGCAGGTCTGGCTGATCGAAACGTGGACCGGAACCCCGGCCAACCTCGCGCCGGACGAACACGACGCCATCGCCTGGTTCACCGAGGATCAGCTCGCAGATCTGTCCCTGACCCACGACAGCTACCCGGAACTGTTCCGCAAGGTCCTCGCCGGCCATCGAACCTGA
- a CDS encoding TetR/AcrR family transcriptional regulator, which translates to MNPPRRSPQGPHRKRDAERTRERLLEAAEIEFGEHGYAGARISAIARRAGVNQQLISYYFDGKEGLFRALQDRWKTISGQFTAADRPLAEVVTDFLRLNVEHRSGARLLAFSGLTDTEPMPDDPIFAGMVDDLRRRQENGELAADLDPAYVMLVLFSAVLAPTVVPQVARQLTGLAADSPEFHQRYATQLELLVAHLAGTRPPAPDQRS; encoded by the coding sequence GTGAACCCACCCCGCCGTTCTCCGCAGGGCCCGCACCGCAAGCGCGACGCCGAACGCACCCGCGAGCGCCTGCTCGAAGCGGCGGAGATCGAATTCGGCGAACACGGCTACGCCGGCGCCCGGATCAGCGCGATCGCCCGGCGGGCGGGCGTCAACCAGCAGCTGATCTCGTACTACTTCGATGGCAAGGAAGGCCTGTTCCGCGCCCTCCAGGACCGCTGGAAAACGATCAGCGGCCAGTTCACCGCCGCCGACCGGCCCCTCGCCGAGGTCGTCACCGACTTCCTGCGCCTGAACGTGGAACACCGCTCCGGGGCACGGCTGCTCGCCTTCAGCGGGCTCACCGACACCGAACCCATGCCCGACGACCCGATCTTCGCCGGCATGGTCGACGACCTGCGCCGCCGCCAGGAGAACGGCGAACTCGCCGCCGACCTCGACCCGGCGTACGTGATGCTCGTCCTCTTCAGCGCCGTCCTCGCGCCGACCGTGGTGCCGCAGGTCGCCCGCCAGCTCACCGGCCTCGCCGCCGACTCACCGGAGTTCCACCAGCGGTACGCCACCCAGCTCGAACTGCTTGTCGCCCACCTCGCCGGCACCCGTCCGCCCGCCCCGGATCAGCGGTCCTAG
- a CDS encoding ArsR/SmtB family transcription factor, producing MRTLEHPSPQDFHLDTILSALADPIRRMIVCRLADGYHEQACLSFGLPVGKSTSTHHFRVLREAGIIEQRYQGTAILNSLRTADLESRFPGLLPAILASARRDTEAAAPPGGP from the coding sequence ATGCGTACCCTGGAGCATCCCAGCCCACAGGACTTCCACCTGGACACGATCTTGTCCGCGCTCGCCGACCCGATCCGCCGCATGATCGTGTGCCGGCTCGCCGACGGCTACCACGAGCAGGCCTGCCTGTCGTTCGGGCTGCCGGTCGGCAAGTCGACCTCCACCCACCACTTCCGGGTGCTGCGCGAGGCCGGCATCATCGAGCAGCGCTACCAGGGCACCGCGATCCTCAACTCGTTGCGCACCGCCGACCTCGAATCCCGGTTCCCCGGCCTGCTGCCCGCCATCCTCGCCAGCGCCCGCCGCGACACCGAAGCCGCCGCCCCGCCCGGAGGCCCCTGA
- a CDS encoding vWA domain-containing protein: MNEPPGARSVRAGVDAAARDLLIREPFFGHLLVGTIRSVGSGGAAVRLVPTPVAPGLEIGTGEWSTLAPAARTASLKHELLHLALKHPLRGRTYASRQLWDLACDLVVNQLMDVSGLPGAITAGQLRLSPDRSADEYYELLREPFLAACHADGTCNSAVEAIRRWLTGPGAARHQGWPEFNALPSATLSTYTHSVDSLVASTVRRARRRGWGSLPAALVARLESVGRPPEIPWQRVLRLFGATSERTFVRNVLSRPSKRYGTAPGTRVRRRTRLVVAVDTSGSVSTADIAAFFAEIHGMWRRGADITVLEADAEVHREYQYRGRAPAAVTGRGGTCLRPVLLRANELAADGLVYLTDGHAPSPCELCVRPRMPVLWVLTADGVAPDASRLPGRKTRLTRPART, from the coding sequence GTGAACGAGCCGCCCGGCGCGCGGTCGGTCCGTGCCGGCGTCGACGCGGCCGCCCGGGATCTCCTGATCCGGGAGCCGTTCTTCGGGCACCTGCTGGTCGGCACGATCCGGTCGGTCGGTTCCGGCGGCGCGGCGGTCCGGCTGGTACCGACCCCGGTGGCGCCCGGCCTGGAGATCGGGACGGGCGAGTGGTCGACTCTGGCCCCCGCGGCCCGGACCGCCTCGCTCAAGCACGAACTGCTGCACCTGGCGCTCAAGCATCCGCTGCGCGGCCGGACGTACGCGTCACGGCAGCTCTGGGACCTGGCCTGTGATCTGGTGGTCAACCAACTGATGGACGTTTCCGGCCTCCCCGGCGCGATCACTGCCGGGCAGCTTCGGCTGTCGCCGGACCGTTCCGCTGACGAGTACTACGAGCTGCTGCGGGAACCGTTCCTGGCGGCCTGCCACGCCGACGGGACCTGCAACAGCGCCGTGGAGGCCATCCGGCGCTGGCTGACGGGTCCCGGGGCGGCCCGGCATCAAGGGTGGCCGGAGTTCAACGCGCTGCCGTCGGCGACGCTGTCGACGTACACGCACAGCGTCGACAGCCTGGTCGCTTCGACCGTACGCCGGGCCCGGCGCCGGGGCTGGGGTTCCCTGCCCGCCGCACTGGTCGCCCGGTTGGAGTCCGTCGGCAGGCCGCCGGAGATCCCGTGGCAGCGGGTGTTACGGCTGTTCGGGGCGACCAGCGAACGGACCTTCGTGCGTAACGTGCTGTCCCGGCCGTCGAAGCGGTACGGCACCGCGCCGGGCACCCGGGTTCGCCGGCGGACCCGGCTGGTGGTCGCGGTCGACACCTCGGGCAGCGTCTCCACCGCCGACATCGCCGCGTTCTTCGCCGAGATCCACGGGATGTGGCGGCGCGGGGCGGACATCACCGTGCTGGAAGCCGACGCCGAGGTGCACCGCGAGTACCAGTACCGGGGGCGGGCGCCGGCGGCGGTGACCGGGCGGGGTGGCACCTGCTTGCGGCCGGTGCTGCTACGGGCCAACGAGCTCGCCGCCGACGGGCTGGTCTATCTCACCGACGGTCACGCGCCGAGCCCCTGCGAGCTGTGTGTCCGGCCCCGCATGCCGGTGCTGTGGGTGCTGACGGCCGACGGCGTGGCGCCGGACGCCTCCCGCCTGCCCGGGCGCAAAACCCGCCTGACCCGCCCGGCCCGCACCTGA
- a CDS encoding macro domain-containing protein, giving the protein MGRGIVKVISRRWPEPEREFRRWHGEPTFRLGAVRLVPVAPELWLANMVGQHGIATRRGLRTASSYEADAGPPVRYEAIRECLTTLVTHARAQHASVHMPRIGCGLAGGTWAEIEPLIRETLCAHDVPTVIYDLNA; this is encoded by the coding sequence ATGGGCAGAGGAATCGTCAAGGTCATCTCCCGGCGCTGGCCGGAGCCGGAGCGGGAGTTCCGCCGTTGGCACGGTGAGCCCACGTTCCGCCTCGGCGCTGTGCGGCTGGTGCCGGTCGCCCCGGAGCTCTGGCTGGCCAACATGGTCGGCCAGCACGGCATCGCCACCCGTCGTGGCCTGCGCACCGCCTCCAGTTATGAGGCCGACGCCGGGCCGCCGGTCCGCTACGAGGCGATCCGGGAATGCCTGACCACCCTGGTCACCCACGCCCGTGCCCAGCACGCCTCGGTGCACATGCCACGCATCGGCTGTGGTCTGGCTGGCGGCACGTGGGCCGAGATCGAGCCGCTGATCCGCGAGACCCTGTGCGCGCACGACGTGCCCACGGTCATCTACGACCTGAACGCGTGA